One window of the Pseudomonas knackmussii B13 genome contains the following:
- a CDS encoding cryptochrome/photolyase family protein gives MIDSARRLGLVLGDQLSFDLSLFDALDPQEDVLLLAEVAEEARYVAHHPQKIALIFSAMRHFADALRERGWRVIYVRFDDPHNSGSLPGELRRWSDRLRAREVHITECGEWRLQQALEDSGLPLNWHEDRRVLCSRADFARWAAGRRQLRMELFYREMRRRSGLLLEPDGQPCGGSWNLDAENRKALPKGLRGPFPARFLADDVTREVLELVAERFGDHYGRLEGFDYPVTHAEAQALWQHFLDFALAAFGDYQDAMACGEPFLFHARISAALNIGLLDVRQLCADVESAYRQGRVPLNAAEGFIRQLIGWREYVRGIYWLRMPEYAELNAFGNRRALPEFYWTGATGMRCMAEAIGQTLELGYAHHIQRLMVTGNFALLAGIAPKAICEWYLAVYLDAFDWVELPNTLGMVMHADGGYLGSKPYCASGRYIQRMSDYCGGCAYRVDEATGPRACPFNALYWHFLMRHAERLERNPRMAMAYRNLRRMDEVRREALWQRGEELLARLDAGEAL, from the coding sequence GTGATCGACAGCGCTCGACGCCTGGGATTGGTCCTGGGCGACCAGCTGTCCTTCGACTTGTCGCTGTTCGATGCGCTTGACCCGCAAGAGGACGTGCTGCTGCTGGCCGAGGTCGCCGAAGAGGCGCGCTACGTCGCCCATCATCCGCAGAAGATCGCGCTGATCTTCAGCGCCATGCGGCACTTCGCCGACGCGCTGCGAGAGCGTGGCTGGCGGGTGATCTACGTACGCTTCGACGATCCGCACAACAGCGGCAGCCTGCCCGGCGAGCTGCGCCGCTGGAGCGATCGGCTGCGGGCCCGCGAAGTGCACATCACCGAATGCGGCGAATGGCGCCTGCAGCAGGCGCTGGAGGACAGCGGCCTGCCGTTGAACTGGCACGAAGACCGGCGCGTTCTCTGTTCCCGCGCGGACTTTGCCCGCTGGGCAGCGGGGCGACGTCAACTGCGCATGGAGCTGTTCTACCGCGAGATGCGCCGGCGCAGCGGCCTGCTGCTGGAGCCCGACGGCCAGCCCTGCGGCGGTAGCTGGAACCTCGACGCGGAGAACCGCAAGGCCTTGCCCAAGGGGCTGCGCGGGCCGTTCCCGGCACGTTTTCTGGCTGACGATGTCACCCGCGAGGTGCTGGAACTGGTGGCGGAACGTTTCGGCGACCATTACGGCCGCCTGGAGGGCTTCGACTACCCGGTGACCCATGCCGAGGCGCAGGCGCTCTGGCAGCATTTCCTCGACTTCGCCCTGGCCGCGTTTGGCGACTACCAGGATGCCATGGCCTGCGGCGAACCCTTCCTGTTCCATGCACGGATCAGCGCGGCGCTGAACATCGGCCTGCTCGATGTGCGCCAGCTGTGCGCGGACGTCGAGTCGGCCTATCGCCAGGGCCGTGTGCCGCTCAATGCCGCCGAAGGCTTCATCCGCCAACTGATCGGCTGGCGTGAATACGTGCGCGGCATCTACTGGCTGCGCATGCCGGAGTACGCCGAGCTGAACGCCTTCGGCAACCGCCGTGCGCTGCCCGAGTTCTACTGGACCGGTGCCACCGGCATGCGCTGCATGGCCGAGGCCATCGGCCAGACCCTGGAGCTGGGCTACGCCCACCACATCCAGCGGCTGATGGTTACCGGCAATTTCGCGCTGCTTGCCGGCATCGCGCCCAAGGCCATCTGCGAGTGGTACCTGGCGGTCTACCTGGACGCCTTCGACTGGGTCGAGCTGCCCAATACCCTGGGCATGGTGATGCATGCCGACGGCGGCTACCTCGGCTCCAAGCCGTATTGCGCGAGCGGCCGCTACATCCAGCGGATGTCCGACTACTGTGGCGGTTGCGCCTACCGGGTGGACGAGGCGACCGGGCCGCGGGCCTGCCCGTTCAATGCGCTCTATTGGCACTTTCTCATGCGCCATGCCGAGCGCCTCGAACGCAACCCGCGCATGGCCATGGCCTACCGCAACCTGCGGCGCATGGACGAGGTTCGGCGCGAAGCGCTCTGGCAACGCGGCGAGGAATTGCTGGCGCGGCTGGATGCCGGGGAGGCTCTGTGA
- a CDS encoding chalcone isomerase family protein produces MGLALLGGPVGAADWREQLPEARLVGAGDFHWYGLRVYSARLFSPVVRPDLTQPFVLELTYWRSLSRATLVDASLEEMRRLAPLPPNDVQLAAWAALMRSAFVDVRPGQRISGLYLPGKGCRFYTDGRLQRVVDDPQFARAFFAIWLDARTRKPELRRELLGLAGPGIATGEQP; encoded by the coding sequence ATGGGGCTGGCGCTGCTGGGCGGCCCCGTGGGCGCCGCGGACTGGCGCGAGCAACTGCCCGAGGCGCGCCTGGTGGGGGCCGGCGACTTTCACTGGTATGGACTGCGGGTGTATTCCGCGCGCCTGTTCAGCCCGGTGGTCCGCCCCGACTTGACGCAGCCCTTTGTGCTGGAGCTGACCTACTGGCGTTCACTCAGCCGCGCCACCCTGGTTGACGCCAGCCTCGAGGAAATGCGCAGGCTGGCGCCACTACCGCCCAACGACGTGCAACTCGCGGCCTGGGCAGCGTTGATGCGCTCGGCATTCGTCGACGTGCGTCCGGGACAGCGCATCAGCGGCCTGTACCTGCCCGGTAAAGGCTGCCGCTTCTACACCGACGGGCGCCTGCAACGGGTTGTGGACGACCCGCAGTTCGCCCGTGCCTTCTTCGCCATCTGGCTCGATGCGCGCACCCGCAAGCCGGAGTTGCGCCGCGAGCTGCTGGGCCTCGCCGGGCCCGGCATCGCTACAGGAGAGCAACCATGA
- a CDS encoding tetratricopeptide repeat protein, translating into MKRLILLCLLAATPFAWALDQGGAHRLSVIQERWAEIQYRFPEDQRAAAFEKLAADSAAFTRDQPNAAEAWIWNGIVTSSWAGAAGGLGALSKVKAARASLEKALQIDPNALQGSAYTSLGALYDRVPGWPIGFGDADKAESMLRKALALNPDGIDSLYFWGDHLYRQGRYAESRSALLKALQAAPRPGRELADQGRRGEINALLQAIKEKQD; encoded by the coding sequence ATGAAGCGCCTGATCCTGCTTTGCCTGCTTGCCGCCACGCCTTTCGCCTGGGCTCTCGACCAAGGCGGCGCACACCGCCTGAGCGTCATCCAGGAGCGCTGGGCGGAGATCCAGTACCGCTTCCCGGAAGACCAGCGCGCCGCCGCCTTCGAGAAACTGGCAGCCGACAGCGCGGCCTTCACCCGCGACCAGCCGAACGCGGCCGAGGCCTGGATCTGGAACGGCATCGTCACCAGCAGCTGGGCCGGCGCCGCGGGCGGCCTCGGCGCGCTGAGCAAGGTCAAGGCGGCGCGCGCCAGCCTGGAGAAGGCGCTGCAGATCGACCCCAACGCCCTCCAGGGTTCGGCGTACACCAGCCTGGGCGCGCTCTACGACCGCGTGCCGGGCTGGCCGATCGGCTTCGGTGACGCCGACAAGGCCGAGAGCATGCTGCGCAAGGCACTGGCGCTGAATCCCGACGGCATCGACAGTCTCTACTTCTGGGGCGACCACCTGTATCGTCAGGGACGCTACGCGGAATCCCGCTCGGCTCTGCTGAAGGCCCTGCAGGCGGCTCCGCGACCGGGCCGGGAACTGGCCGACCAGGGCCGACGCGGCGAAATCAATGCTTTACTGCAGGCAATCAAGGAAAAACAGGACTGA
- a CDS encoding SDR family oxidoreductase translates to MRLSECRAVLTGASGGIGLQLAEQLCAAGAHVLAISRQQGALAALLQRYPQQLRWQAADLRTGQGRQAVVAAAHEMGGVNLLLNAAGVNRFALLEQIDESGLDDLLSLNINATLQLTRVMLPLLRAQPHALVVNVGSIYGSIGYPGYAAYCASKFALRGFSEALRRELADTAVDVLYVAPRATRTSMNSAAATALNLALKVGMDDPADVARSVLSAVQRNLSELYLGWPEKLFVRLNGMLPGLIDRALRKQLPMIRRYSDANTKEPLK, encoded by the coding sequence ATGCGCTTGTCTGAATGCCGCGCGGTACTCACCGGCGCCAGCGGCGGCATCGGCCTGCAACTGGCCGAGCAGCTCTGCGCCGCCGGCGCCCATGTGCTTGCCATCAGCCGCCAGCAAGGTGCACTCGCCGCATTGTTGCAGCGCTACCCGCAGCAACTGCGCTGGCAGGCGGCCGACCTGCGCACCGGCCAGGGCCGCCAGGCAGTGGTCGCCGCCGCCCACGAGATGGGCGGCGTGAACCTGCTGCTCAACGCCGCCGGGGTGAACCGCTTCGCCTTGCTCGAGCAGATCGACGAGAGCGGCCTCGACGACCTGCTCAGCCTGAACATCAACGCGACCCTGCAACTGACCCGCGTGATGCTGCCGCTGCTACGCGCCCAGCCGCACGCGCTGGTGGTCAACGTCGGTTCCATCTATGGCTCCATCGGCTATCCCGGCTACGCAGCGTATTGCGCGAGCAAGTTCGCCCTGCGCGGTTTCTCCGAGGCGCTGCGCCGGGAGCTGGCCGACACCGCGGTCGACGTGCTCTACGTCGCGCCACGCGCCACCCGCACCAGCATGAACTCGGCTGCCGCCACCGCCCTCAACCTGGCGCTGAAGGTCGGCATGGACGATCCCGCCGACGTTGCCCGCTCGGTGCTCAGCGCCGTACAGAGGAACCTCAGCGAGTTGTACCTGGGCTGGCCGGAAAAGCTCTTCGTGCGCCTGAACGGCATGCTGCCCGGGTTGATCGACCGCGCGCTGCGCAAGCAACTGCCGATGATCCGCCGCTACAGCGACGCGAATACCAAGGAGCCACTCAAATGA
- a CDS encoding DUF2256 domain-containing protein — MKKADLPSKLCPVCGRPFNWRKRWARCWDAVRYCSARCRGMRQAQAQRQPERP; from the coding sequence GTGAAGAAGGCCGACCTGCCGAGCAAGCTGTGCCCGGTGTGCGGCCGGCCGTTCAACTGGCGCAAGCGCTGGGCGCGCTGCTGGGACGCGGTGCGCTATTGCTCAGCGCGGTGCCGGGGCATGCGCCAGGCGCAGGCTCAGCGGCAGCCAGAGCGCCCATAG
- a CDS encoding TenA family transcriptional regulator: MSFFEHLQQATADERAALFGVPVIRDALGGAVSLEGYVAFLTQAYHHVRHTVPLMMACGAKLPTRLEWLRGAVCEYIDEEYGHEQWILNDIAACGGDPDQVRNSRPALPIELMVAFLYDLIARDNPVGLFGMVNVLEGTSIALATQAAGTIQKSLGLPANAFSYLSSHGALDQDHMATYRGLMDRLEDARDQEAVVHSAKVVYRLYADMFRGLPRAEASRSEVNHALV, translated from the coding sequence ATGTCTTTCTTCGAACACCTGCAACAGGCCACTGCCGACGAACGCGCCGCGCTGTTCGGCGTTCCCGTGATCCGTGATGCCTTGGGCGGCGCGGTCAGCCTGGAGGGCTACGTCGCCTTCCTCACCCAGGCCTATCACCACGTCCGCCATACGGTGCCGCTGATGATGGCCTGCGGCGCCAAGCTGCCGACTCGCCTGGAATGGCTGCGCGGCGCGGTTTGCGAGTACATCGACGAGGAATACGGCCACGAGCAGTGGATCCTCAACGACATCGCGGCCTGCGGCGGCGACCCGGACCAGGTGCGCAACAGCCGACCGGCCCTGCCCATCGAGCTGATGGTGGCCTTCCTCTACGACCTGATCGCCCGCGACAACCCGGTGGGCCTGTTCGGCATGGTCAACGTCCTCGAAGGCACCAGTATCGCGCTGGCCACCCAGGCCGCCGGGACCATCCAGAAGAGCCTCGGACTGCCGGCGAACGCCTTCAGCTACCTGAGCTCCCACGGTGCGCTGGACCAGGACCACATGGCCACCTACCGCGGCCTGATGGATCGCCTGGAAGATGCGCGCGACCAGGAAGCCGTCGTGCACTCGGCGAAGGTCGTCTATCGCCTGTACGCCGACATGTTCCGCGGGCTGCCCCGTGCCGAGGCCTCCCGCAGCGAGGTGAACCATGCGCTTGTCTGA
- a CDS encoding DUF6482 family protein yields MNLLELTELAAAGNIRLLEVVSLEGGFYVVQVHTADTIKALHDEHGGVLRLLSVTHVREYLRDLPAVPCELVQHSIHDEMCGSRSGAIEPLRVPFSLVQQW; encoded by the coding sequence ATGAATCTGCTGGAACTGACCGAGCTGGCAGCAGCCGGGAACATACGCCTGCTGGAAGTGGTGTCGCTGGAGGGCGGTTTCTACGTCGTCCAGGTGCATACCGCAGACACCATCAAGGCACTTCACGACGAGCACGGCGGAGTCCTCCGGCTGCTGTCGGTCACCCATGTCCGCGAATACCTCCGCGACCTTCCAGCGGTGCCCTGCGAGCTGGTGCAGCATTCGATCCACGACGAGATGTGCGGCAGCCGCAGCGGTGCCATCGAACCCTTGCGAGTGCCGTTTTCGCTGGTGCAGCAGTGGTGA
- a CDS encoding SAM-dependent methyltransferase yields MSSDGLIAIRSGSRSTLGLGLFRRAVLAQLGGLRHGGLQLLLGERRLAFGDPASPLQAEIQVLDDAVWGLVAGNGSIGAGEAYIHGYWRSPDLTAVIRVFVANLEVLDSMEGGLARLGRPALRLLHWLNRNSRRGSRRNITAHYDLGNALFERLLDPTMMYSAAMFQHPEQSLEQAQLNKLERICRKLDLQPGDHLLEIGTGWGSLALYAASHYGCRVTTTTLSEEQYAHTRHRVEAQGLQGRIEVLREDYRDLRGRYDKLVSIEMIEAVGHRFLPEYFRRCAALLEDDGLMLLQAITIRDQRYEQACRSVDFIQRYIFPGGALPSLTALLQTASRETDLNLLHMEDFGGHYARTLGHWQENLRQSRQALAQLGYDERFQRLWEYYLSYCEGGFLERSIGVAQLLWARPAARRAPLLEYLDA; encoded by the coding sequence ATGTCCAGTGACGGCCTCATCGCAATCAGGTCCGGCAGCCGTTCGACCCTGGGCCTCGGCCTGTTTCGCCGCGCCGTGCTGGCGCAGCTTGGCGGCTTGCGCCATGGCGGCCTGCAATTGCTGCTGGGCGAGCGCCGGCTGGCCTTCGGCGACCCCGCCAGCCCGCTGCAGGCGGAGATCCAGGTGCTCGACGACGCGGTCTGGGGCCTGGTCGCCGGCAACGGTTCGATCGGTGCGGGCGAGGCTTATATCCACGGCTACTGGCGCAGCCCGGACCTTACCGCGGTGATCCGCGTGTTCGTCGCCAACCTCGAGGTGCTTGATTCCATGGAGGGCGGCCTGGCGCGACTCGGGCGCCCGGCCCTGCGCCTGCTGCACTGGCTGAACCGCAACAGCCGCCGCGGCTCGCGGCGCAACATCACCGCCCACTACGACCTGGGCAACGCCCTGTTCGAGCGCCTGCTCGACCCGACCATGATGTACTCGGCAGCGATGTTCCAGCACCCCGAACAGAGCCTGGAACAGGCCCAGCTCAACAAGCTCGAGCGCATCTGCCGCAAGCTCGACCTGCAGCCGGGCGACCACCTGCTGGAGATCGGCACCGGCTGGGGCAGCCTGGCGCTCTATGCGGCCAGCCACTATGGCTGCAGGGTCACCACCACGACCCTGTCCGAGGAGCAGTACGCCCATACCCGCCATCGCGTCGAAGCCCAGGGCTTGCAGGGACGCATCGAAGTGCTGCGCGAGGACTACCGCGACCTGCGCGGCCGCTACGACAAGCTGGTTTCCATCGAGATGATCGAGGCCGTGGGGCACCGCTTCCTGCCCGAGTACTTCCGTCGTTGCGCCGCGCTGCTCGAAGACGACGGCCTGATGTTGCTGCAGGCGATCACCATCCGCGACCAGCGCTACGAGCAGGCCTGTCGCTCGGTGGACTTCATCCAGCGCTACATCTTCCCCGGCGGCGCCCTGCCCTCGCTGACCGCCCTGCTGCAGACCGCCAGCCGGGAGACCGACCTCAACCTGCTGCACATGGAGGACTTCGGCGGGCACTACGCACGCACCCTGGGGCACTGGCAGGAGAACCTGCGGCAGTCGCGCCAGGCCCTGGCGCAGCTGGGCTACGACGAACGCTTCCAGCGCCTCTGGGAGTATTACCTGAGCTACTGCGAAGGCGGTTTCCTGGAGCGCAGCATCGGCGTCGCCCAGTTGCTCTGGGCACGCCCGGCGGCCCGTCGCGCGCCGCTGCTGGAGTACCTGGACGCCTGA
- a CDS encoding DUF2878 domain-containing protein produces MSRAWLVANALWLQAGWWACVLGAHHPLLLIGVIGGLAVHLAGCPHPRAETAAILRVALCGCALDASLGAMGLFAFGQVLLPPWLVLLWLVFASGLRHSLAWLRRPLWLAMLVGALAGPLAYIAGARLAGIGLPLGTVQSALLLAPLWALWLPLSLRLAHAPAPR; encoded by the coding sequence ATGTCGCGGGCCTGGCTGGTCGCAAATGCGCTCTGGCTGCAGGCAGGCTGGTGGGCCTGCGTACTCGGCGCCCACCATCCGCTGTTGCTGATCGGCGTCATAGGCGGGCTGGCCGTCCACCTGGCCGGCTGTCCGCATCCACGCGCCGAAACGGCAGCAATCCTGCGCGTCGCGCTTTGCGGTTGCGCGCTGGACGCCAGCCTCGGCGCCATGGGTCTGTTCGCCTTCGGCCAGGTGCTGCTGCCACCCTGGCTGGTACTGCTCTGGCTGGTATTCGCCAGCGGATTGCGCCACAGCCTGGCCTGGCTCAGGCGCCCACTTTGGCTCGCCATGCTGGTCGGCGCCCTGGCCGGTCCGCTGGCCTATATCGCTGGCGCCAGACTCGCGGGAATCGGCCTGCCGCTAGGGACCGTCCAAAGCGCATTGCTGCTGGCGCCGCTATGGGCGCTCTGGCTGCCGCTGAGCCTGCGCCTGGCGCATGCCCCGGCACCGCGCTGA
- a CDS encoding thermostable hemolysin, whose product MNHAEWGALFPFRFGPGAERQSSLTLQHEGDPQRTQLEAFVHDCFEHVHHADVHHFLPELLGLHDSHGRLTAVAGIRPASSGSLFLERYLDHPLEVHVSRIAGRPVARDELVEVGNLSSLSAGSARLIIIAVTWLLAARGLHWVAFTGAAGLINSFHRLGLEPTLLADADPIRLNGDHESWGTYYEQHPHVFAGNIRYGHDELERQGVYQRLGFPMLLTEAGHAA is encoded by the coding sequence ATGAATCACGCCGAATGGGGCGCCCTTTTTCCCTTTCGCTTCGGCCCTGGCGCCGAACGTCAGTCCAGCCTGACGCTGCAACATGAAGGCGATCCTCAGCGCACACAGCTGGAAGCCTTCGTCCATGACTGTTTCGAGCATGTCCACCATGCCGACGTCCATCACTTCCTGCCCGAACTGCTCGGCCTGCACGACAGCCATGGGCGCCTGACCGCAGTCGCCGGCATTCGCCCGGCCAGCAGCGGCAGCCTGTTCCTCGAGCGCTACCTGGACCATCCCCTGGAAGTGCATGTCTCGCGCATCGCTGGCCGCCCGGTGGCGCGCGACGAATTGGTAGAGGTCGGCAACCTCAGCTCGCTGAGCGCCGGCAGCGCGCGCCTCATCATCATCGCCGTGACCTGGCTGCTGGCCGCCCGCGGGCTGCACTGGGTCGCCTTCACCGGCGCCGCGGGGCTGATCAACAGCTTCCACCGCCTGGGCCTGGAACCCACGCTGCTGGCCGACGCCGACCCGATCCGCCTCAACGGCGACCATGAAAGCTGGGGCACCTATTACGAACAGCACCCGCATGTCTTCGCCGGCAACATCCGCTACGGCCACGACGAGCTGGAGCGCCAGGGCGTGTACCAGCGCCTGGGTTTCCCCATGCTGCTCACGGAGGCCGGACATGCAGCCTGA
- a CDS encoding DUF3833 domain-containing protein, with amino-acid sequence MKRLLGLCLLLMLGSCGGVGVERYAAEQPRLDLAQFFAAPVEAWGIFQKRSGEVAKRFHVQIASHREGERLILDERFLYSDGTRQRRVWTLTPEGAGRWRGQAADVVGVARGEVAGNALRWRYRMQLPVDGSTYEVDFDDWMYLMDADTLVNRSSMSKFGVELGQVSLFFRRSPGGQP; translated from the coding sequence ATGAAACGCCTGCTCGGGCTGTGCTTGCTGCTGATGCTGGGCAGCTGTGGTGGTGTGGGCGTCGAGCGCTATGCCGCCGAGCAACCGCGGCTGGACCTCGCGCAGTTCTTCGCCGCGCCGGTGGAGGCGTGGGGCATCTTCCAGAAACGCTCGGGCGAGGTGGCGAAGCGTTTCCACGTGCAGATCGCCAGCCATCGCGAAGGCGAGCGACTGATCCTCGACGAGCGTTTCCTGTATAGCGACGGCACCCGCCAGCGCCGGGTCTGGACGCTGACGCCGGAGGGCGCCGGACGGTGGCGTGGGCAGGCTGCCGACGTGGTCGGGGTGGCGCGCGGCGAAGTCGCCGGCAACGCCCTGCGCTGGCGTTATCGGATGCAACTGCCGGTGGATGGCTCGACCTACGAAGTGGACTTCGACGACTGGATGTACCTGATGGACGCCGACACCCTGGTCAACCGGTCGAGCATGAGCAAGTTCGGTGTTGAACTCGGGCAGGTCAGCCTGTTCTTCCGCCGGTCGCCGGGTGGTCAGCCATGA
- a CDS encoding AMP-binding protein: MQPELNHFHERLRAHASERGDQLAVRGASESLSYRQLFDEIERRAALLRAQPPGVFALALENGPQALLWDLAALFAERPCVILPPFFSPAQRAHCLTQSQATLALTGEDLHAELDANGFTGGEPFWQRPAGVAAGVPASTAKITYTSGSTGAPKGVCLSAEAMLRVARELELASRPTAPRKYLAVLPLAVLLENLGIYAALLAGASLTVLPQAQLGISGASGVDWRRLLGCIALSGAESLILVPQLLLGLVTAIERGLMRVGPLRFVAVGGARVAQSLLDRAAAVGLPVFEGYGLSECASVVCLNHPGANRPGSVGKPLPHVQVSLADDGEVLVRGSTLLGYLGEPAFTGQWWPTGDLGRFDDDGYLYLAGRKKNQFITSFGRNVNPEWIEAELTQGGVLLQAFVHGEGLPHNLALLWPLDPQASDETLEQAVQQCNATLPDYARVHAWKRLPEPFGSASGTLTANGRPRREEILRRYQTTLSELAND, encoded by the coding sequence ATGCAGCCTGAACTGAACCACTTCCACGAACGGTTGCGCGCCCACGCCAGCGAGCGCGGCGACCAGTTGGCCGTGCGCGGCGCCAGCGAAAGCCTCAGCTACCGCCAGCTGTTCGACGAGATCGAGCGCCGCGCCGCCTTGTTGCGCGCGCAACCGCCGGGCGTGTTCGCCCTTGCCCTGGAGAATGGCCCGCAGGCCCTGCTCTGGGACCTGGCCGCGCTCTTCGCCGAACGCCCCTGCGTGATCCTGCCGCCCTTCTTCAGCCCGGCGCAGCGCGCCCATTGCCTGACACAGAGCCAGGCGACCCTGGCGCTGACCGGCGAAGACCTGCACGCCGAGCTGGACGCCAATGGTTTCACCGGCGGCGAGCCGTTCTGGCAGCGCCCGGCGGGGGTCGCCGCTGGCGTCCCGGCCAGCACCGCCAAGATCACCTACACCTCCGGCAGCACCGGCGCGCCCAAGGGTGTCTGCCTGTCCGCCGAGGCCATGTTGCGGGTCGCCCGCGAACTGGAGCTGGCCAGCCGCCCCACCGCCCCACGCAAGTACCTCGCCGTGCTGCCGCTGGCCGTGCTGCTGGAAAACCTCGGGATCTACGCCGCGCTGCTGGCCGGTGCCAGCCTCACCGTGTTGCCGCAGGCGCAATTGGGCATCAGTGGCGCCAGCGGCGTGGACTGGAGGCGCCTGCTTGGCTGCATCGCCCTGAGCGGCGCGGAAAGCCTGATCCTGGTGCCGCAACTGCTGCTCGGCCTGGTCACCGCCATCGAGCGCGGCCTGATGCGCGTCGGCCCGCTGCGCTTTGTCGCGGTCGGCGGTGCGCGGGTTGCCCAGAGCCTGCTGGACCGCGCCGCTGCGGTCGGCCTGCCGGTATTCGAGGGCTACGGCCTGTCCGAATGCGCCTCGGTGGTCTGCCTGAACCACCCCGGGGCCAACCGCCCGGGCAGCGTCGGCAAACCGCTGCCGCACGTGCAGGTGTCGCTGGCCGACGACGGCGAAGTGCTGGTGCGCGGCTCGACCCTGCTCGGCTATCTCGGCGAGCCCGCGTTCACCGGCCAGTGGTGGCCGACCGGCGACCTCGGCCGCTTCGACGACGACGGCTACCTGTACCTCGCCGGGCGCAAGAAGAACCAGTTCATCACCAGCTTCGGCCGCAACGTCAATCCGGAATGGATCGAGGCCGAGCTCACCCAGGGCGGCGTCCTGCTGCAAGCCTTCGTCCACGGCGAAGGCCTGCCGCACAACCTCGCCCTGCTCTGGCCGCTGGACCCGCAGGCCAGCGACGAAACCCTCGAGCAGGCGGTGCAGCAGTGCAACGCCACGCTTCCCGACTACGCCCGGGTGCACGCCTGGAAACGCCTGCCCGAGCCCTTCGGCAGCGCCTCCGGGACGCTCACCGCCAATGGCCGGCCGCGCCGCGAGGAAATCCTCCGGCGCTACCAGACCACCCTTTCCGAACTTGCCAACGATTGA